Proteins encoded by one window of Sulfurospirillum barnesii SES-3:
- a CDS encoding tripartite tricarboxylate transporter TctB family protein: MIDRLFGVFLLCLGLYVLYGGLTLEVPFSYDPLGPTAFPIALGIVLAILSVFVIAKPKEVHFPNLTTNLKTILIVVLLFFYQFSFDFLGFLLATALLVFCISKIFKGTTPQALASSVGVSGVVYLIFSVLLEVPLPSGVLFAKLLGA, encoded by the coding sequence ATGATTGATAGACTCTTTGGTGTGTTCCTACTGTGTTTAGGACTCTACGTACTGTATGGGGGGCTTACTTTGGAAGTTCCTTTTTCGTATGACCCGCTAGGTCCAACAGCCTTTCCTATCGCTTTGGGTATAGTCTTAGCAATTTTATCCGTATTTGTGATTGCGAAACCAAAAGAGGTTCATTTTCCAAACCTTACAACCAATCTTAAAACCATTTTGATTGTAGTGCTATTGTTCTTCTATCAATTCAGTTTTGATTTTTTAGGCTTCTTACTTGCTACAGCACTTTTGGTGTTTTGTATTTCGAAGATTTTTAAAGGTACAACCCCTCAGGCGTTGGCTTCAAGTGTGGGTGTCAGTGGTGTTGTTTATCTTATTTTTAGTGTTTTGCTTGAAGTGCCACTTCCCTCTGGCGTACTTTTTGCGAAGCTTTTAGGAGCATAA
- a CDS encoding Bug family tripartite tricarboxylate transporter substrate binding protein, with protein MRKSLHLVTNIAAVIALSSALNAFEVSKPVCLAPAKPGGGFDLTCRLVSNSLIASKIIDKPMIVNFMPGGVGAVAYNHVIGQRSNDAEMIVAASTGSALNIAQGKFGAKYTVDSVKWLAALGADYGAVIVRADAKWNTLAEMVADLKANPKGFALGSGGSIGSQDWFKAAIIAKLAGINPKDMKYVAFEGGGEALTALLGNHIQIYPGDIAEFSGQLSSGKYKVLAILSEERLPGQMADIPTAKEQGFDAVWTIWRGFYLGPNVSDEQYNYWVEKIQALVKTPEFEKERELRGLYPFTKIGKEYQTFMQEEEKKFKVLTQEAGLIK; from the coding sequence ATGCGTAAATCGTTACATTTGGTAACAAATATCGCAGCTGTCATTGCGCTTAGCAGTGCTTTAAATGCGTTTGAAGTGAGTAAACCCGTTTGTTTAGCGCCTGCTAAACCAGGTGGAGGATTTGATCTTACATGTAGACTCGTTTCTAACTCTTTGATAGCAAGCAAAATCATTGATAAACCGATGATTGTTAACTTTATGCCTGGTGGTGTGGGTGCGGTTGCGTATAACCATGTCATTGGTCAACGAAGTAATGATGCTGAAATGATCGTTGCTGCGAGTACGGGATCGGCGTTAAACATAGCGCAAGGTAAATTTGGCGCAAAGTACACGGTTGATTCGGTCAAGTGGTTGGCGGCTTTGGGTGCAGATTATGGTGCGGTTATTGTTCGTGCCGATGCGAAGTGGAACACCCTTGCTGAAATGGTAGCCGATCTTAAAGCCAATCCTAAAGGGTTTGCCTTGGGTTCTGGTGGGTCTATTGGTTCTCAAGATTGGTTTAAAGCAGCCATTATCGCAAAACTTGCAGGCATTAATCCTAAAGATATGAAATACGTTGCCTTTGAAGGCGGTGGTGAAGCTTTGACCGCACTTTTAGGCAATCACATTCAGATTTACCCAGGGGATATTGCGGAGTTTTCTGGTCAACTCTCTTCTGGCAAATACAAAGTCCTTGCCATTCTCTCTGAAGAGCGACTTCCTGGTCAAATGGCGGATATTCCTACGGCTAAAGAGCAAGGCTTTGACGCGGTTTGGACGATTTGGAGAGGCTTTTATCTTGGACCCAATGTCAGTGATGAGCAGTACAACTACTGGGTTGAAAAAATACAAGCATTGGTGAAAACGCCTGAGTTTGAAAAAGAGCGAGAACTCAGAGGTCTTTATCCGTTTACGAAAATAGGTAAAGAGTACCAAACCTTTATGCAAGAAGAAGAGAAAAAATTTAAAGTCTTAACACAAGAAGCAGGACTGATCAAATGA
- a CDS encoding cation:dicarboxylate symporter family transporter, protein MAHKKKRDWKSYTLKSLAFWVVVAIIAGIVLGSVSPELGVQTKPGIDWFIQILKWLVGPIIFLTIISGIVGLESLKEVGTIGFKAFIYFEVVSTFALAIGVIFGNVLGAGNGMNLSADSLDPESVSKFTQNTQEVGSAWSILKSAIPHDPITPFINGNTLQVLVMALTLAILISAFGGKYKEAILRPLEQTQNFFFKILTILMWLSPIASFSAMAFLIGKFGVASLINMASLLGVMFVSVLAFIFGVLGIIMAIFKINIFKFMRFISKEVLIVFATSSSESALAPLMKRLEAAGVSRGTTGLVIPTGYSFNLDCTNIYLSLSIIFISQAFNIPLTLAEELSIILILMVTSKGAVGVTGSGFIVLAGTLSAMGGSIPVATVSVLLGVDKFMSEMRAVGNLCGNAVACVVVAAWDKQIDMKKFKHALNHPESIEDGIPS, encoded by the coding sequence TTGGCACATAAGAAAAAAAGAGATTGGAAGAGTTATACGCTTAAGAGTTTAGCGTTTTGGGTTGTGGTTGCCATTATTGCAGGTATTGTCTTAGGGAGTGTTAGTCCAGAATTGGGTGTGCAGACAAAACCTGGAATTGATTGGTTTATTCAAATTTTAAAATGGTTGGTAGGCCCGATTATTTTCTTAACGATTATCTCAGGTATTGTGGGACTGGAGAGTTTAAAAGAAGTTGGAACGATTGGGTTTAAGGCTTTTATCTATTTTGAAGTGGTGAGTACGTTTGCCTTAGCCATTGGTGTTATTTTTGGAAATGTGTTAGGTGCTGGCAATGGCATGAATCTCTCCGCAGATTCGCTGGATCCTGAGAGTGTCTCAAAATTTACGCAAAATACGCAAGAAGTGGGTTCGGCGTGGTCAATTTTAAAAAGTGCGATTCCGCATGACCCCATCACGCCATTTATTAATGGCAACACGTTACAAGTCTTAGTGATGGCACTCACATTGGCTATTTTGATTTCTGCGTTTGGTGGAAAATACAAAGAGGCGATTTTACGTCCGCTTGAGCAAACACAAAACTTTTTCTTTAAAATTTTAACGATTTTAATGTGGTTAAGCCCCATTGCTAGCTTTAGTGCGATGGCGTTTCTCATTGGTAAATTTGGTGTGGCTTCGCTAATTAACATGGCAAGTTTACTGGGTGTTATGTTTGTCTCAGTTCTTGCTTTTATTTTTGGTGTTTTGGGCATCATTATGGCGATTTTTAAAATTAATATTTTTAAATTTATGCGTTTTATTTCTAAAGAAGTTCTTATCGTTTTTGCTACCTCTTCAAGTGAGTCAGCACTCGCCCCTCTTATGAAACGATTGGAGGCTGCAGGTGTAAGCCGTGGTACAACAGGACTGGTGATTCCAACAGGGTATTCGTTTAATCTGGATTGTACGAACATTTACCTCTCACTTTCGATTATTTTTATTTCACAAGCGTTTAATATTCCACTCACCTTAGCAGAAGAGTTAAGCATTATTCTGATTCTTATGGTCACTTCCAAAGGGGCAGTAGGCGTGACAGGTTCAGGTTTTATTGTTCTAGCAGGTACTTTGTCGGCTATGGGTGGGTCCATTCCTGTGGCAACCGTTTCGGTGCTTTTAGGGGTTGATAAATTTATGAGTGAAATGCGTGCTGTGGGTAACTTGTGCGGAAATGCGGTTGCGTGTGTGGTGGTTGCGGCATGGGATAAACAGATTGATATGAAAAAATTTAAACATGCCCTAAATCATCCTGAGAGTATTGAAGATGGGATTCCCTCATAG
- a CDS encoding tripartite tricarboxylate transporter permease — protein MEVLSSLAAGFAVVLTPTHLFLVFLGCMLGTLFGALPGLGPINGVAILLPICYTLGLPVESSLIMLAGIYYGAEFGGRISSILLNVPGDAGAVFTCLDGYPMAQKGLAGPALALSGVASFIGGTIAIVGLTFFAPLLASVAIFFGPAEYFVLMVFAFATITALMGSNPAKSLIGVVIGLIVGVVGVDSTTGILRFTFGEAELYDGFEFLIVIVGFFAVSEIMLMLEHHSSEDFEMPKITRIYVTIKELLYCKWTMVRSAMIGFVVGTLPGTGASIASAVSYTIAQKISDKEGTFGKGDMRGLAAPESANNACAGGALIPMLTLGVPGSGTTAVLLGALMLYNINPGPMLFVEQPLLVWGLIASMYIGNVMLLVINFPMVRLFTKILQVPYWLLVPSVIVLAFVGVYSVNMSTFALLLALILGVLGYFLRKLHYPMAPVILGFVLGQIMEDNLRRAFAMSGGETGILFQGTINAILWGLTLFILFVPMLSKMVAKRYALGQK, from the coding sequence ATGGAAGTTTTATCATCCCTTGCAGCAGGATTTGCGGTTGTGTTAACCCCAACTCATCTTTTTTTAGTTTTTTTAGGATGTATGCTAGGGACACTTTTTGGTGCTCTCCCAGGTCTTGGACCGATTAATGGTGTAGCCATTTTATTGCCTATTTGCTACACCTTAGGACTTCCTGTTGAGTCTTCCTTGATTATGCTTGCGGGCATTTATTATGGGGCAGAGTTTGGTGGAAGGATTTCAAGTATTTTACTCAATGTCCCAGGAGACGCTGGTGCCGTCTTTACCTGCTTAGATGGTTATCCTATGGCACAAAAAGGATTGGCAGGTCCAGCCCTTGCTCTTTCTGGTGTCGCCTCTTTTATTGGTGGAACGATTGCCATTGTTGGGTTAACCTTTTTCGCACCGCTGCTTGCAAGCGTTGCTATTTTCTTTGGCCCTGCTGAGTATTTTGTGCTTATGGTCTTTGCATTTGCAACCATTACGGCATTGATGGGCAGTAACCCTGCTAAAAGTTTGATTGGTGTTGTGATTGGGCTGATTGTTGGGGTTGTTGGAGTCGATTCTACGACGGGTATTCTTCGCTTTACCTTTGGTGAGGCAGAGTTGTATGATGGCTTTGAATTCTTAATTGTCATTGTGGGTTTCTTTGCGGTGAGTGAAATTATGCTGATGCTAGAACACCACAGCAGTGAAGATTTTGAGATGCCAAAAATTACCCGTATTTATGTGACTATAAAAGAGTTGCTCTATTGTAAATGGACCATGGTTCGCTCAGCGATGATTGGCTTTGTGGTCGGGACACTTCCTGGCACAGGCGCTTCTATCGCCAGCGCGGTTTCCTACACCATTGCGCAAAAAATTTCGGATAAAGAAGGCACCTTTGGCAAAGGCGATATGCGAGGTCTTGCTGCACCTGAGTCTGCTAACAATGCATGTGCAGGTGGAGCACTTATCCCAATGTTAACCTTAGGGGTTCCAGGCAGTGGAACCACCGCAGTACTTTTGGGCGCTTTAATGCTTTATAACATCAACCCAGGTCCCATGCTTTTTGTGGAACAACCTTTATTGGTGTGGGGATTGATTGCTTCGATGTACATTGGTAACGTGATGTTGTTGGTGATTAACTTCCCCATGGTGCGTCTTTTTACAAAGATTTTACAAGTGCCTTATTGGTTATTGGTTCCCTCAGTGATTGTTTTAGCGTTTGTGGGGGTATATTCGGTCAATATGAGTACCTTTGCACTGTTGCTTGCACTCATCTTGGGTGTTTTGGGCTATTTTTTACGTAAACTTCATTACCCAATGGCACCTGTTATTTTAGGATTTGTCTTAGGGCAAATTATGGAAGATAACCTACGACGTGCCTTTGCCATGAGCGGTGGCGAAACGGGAATTTTATTTCAAGGAACCATTAACGCCATTCTTTGGGGATTGACCCTTTTTATTTTATTTGTCCCTATGCTTTCTAAAATGGTAGCAAAACGCTACGCTTTAGGACAAAAATAG